A genome region from Hevea brasiliensis isolate MT/VB/25A 57/8 chromosome 9, ASM3005281v1, whole genome shotgun sequence includes the following:
- the LOC110672046 gene encoding uncharacterized protein LOC110672046: MDISSLPESEQQHLNPHFQEQVQAQQYPQYQIQDYYYQTQGQSYDHSYYSYYLHYPPQNQWQYDQHPQNYAYYQPNYSVAYQQPPYHQHESAPRVSAPQEAAQMVDSGGTGISLQAVQQQGVYPLPQSSVDVVVQPGMNPAAPAAIAALEQLTQLARSMDAAERAMARLPAKSPGFELVPMLPRDGQHQHRGGGRRGGRPFRGGGWGNDGQHQGSAPPPRGKGHGRGNARFRSFKAQSVISTSSYTEPSAAKENSADAAKKAAESASAPERIAPNRRPRQIAWCELCRVDCTSLEILEQHKNGKRHKKNLLRIEELKNAIKPADSIQNHPECINDSKPVESQQPPIAEDSEEQKSAENLPSKAGNAEYRMENNLQNNTQEKPEVPMGESSNKQGRKPRTNLFDNRRRGIKRKMKGGRGGKRIKTYETHRRVVEPPKPKVVAPLICDLCNVKCDTREVLDRHLSGKKHIAKFKRFQGHQAIYGPTGLQALYPPNPIGQTHSLPQGHQSFYNPQGSFLAQGGYFPSQGHQSASAAAGLNPRSSQSSTPQQSESTSALDANPANAV; this comes from the exons ATGGACATTTCCTCTCTTCCAGAATCCGAACAGCAACACCTCAACCCACATTTCCAAGAACAAGTTCAGGCCCAGCAATACCCACAATACCAAATTCAAGATTATTACTATCAAACGCAGGGCCAATCCTATGACCACTCTTATTATTCGTATTACCTGCATTACCCACCTCAAAATCAATGGCAATATGACCAACATCCACAAAACTACGCTTATTACCAACCCAATTACTCCGTTGCGTATCAGCAACCTCCTTATCATCAGCATGAGTCCGCGCCCAGGGTTTCAGCGCCGCAAGAAGCAGCGCAAATGGTAGATTCTGGTGGGACTGGGATATCGTTGCAGGCGGTGCAGCAGCAGGGCGTTTATCCTCTGCCGCAGAGTTCGGTTGATGTGGTGGTGCAGCCGGGGATGAATCCAGCGGCCCCTGCAGCGATCGCGGCGCTGGAGCAGCTTACACAGTTGGCGCGGTCGATGGACGCGGCGGAGAGGGCAATGGCTAGGTTGCCGGCGAAGAGTCCAGGCTTTGAACTGGTTCCGATGCTTCCTCGG GATGGTCAACATCAACACAGGGGTGGTGGTAGAAGGGGCGGCAGACCATTCCGAGGGGGTGGCTGGGGAAATGATGGCCAACACCAAGGTTCTGCCCCCCCTCCTCGTGGAAAGGGACACGGTCGGGGTAATGCTCGTTTTAGGAGTTTCAAAGCACAAAGTGTGATTTCTACATCTTCCTATACAGAACCTTCTGCTGCTAAGGAAAACTCGGCTGATGCAGCCAAAAAGGCAGCCGAATCTGCTTCTGCACCAGAAAGGATAGCTCCTAACCGTCGACCTCGGCAGATTGCTTGGTGTGAACTTTGTAGGGTAGATTGCACTAGTTTGGAAATTCTTGAGCAGCACAAGAATGGAAAGAGGCATAAAAAGAACTTGCTGAGGATTGAAGAGTTGAAAAATGCTATCAAACCAGCGGATTCTATACAGAATCATCCAGAATGTATAAATGATTCCAAGCCGGTAGAGTCTCAGCAGCCTCCAATTGCAGAGGATAGTGAAGAGCAGAAGTCAGCAGAAAACTTACCCTCTAAAGCTGGTAATGCTGAATATAGAATGGAGAACAATCTGCAAAATAATACACAGGAAAAACCTGAAGTTCCAATGGGGGAATCATCTAATAAGCAAGGAAGGAAGCCAAGGACAAATTTGTTTGATAATAGGAGACGTGGAATAAAACGCAAAATGAAGGGTGGTCGTGGAGGGAAGCGTATAAAGACTTATGAAACTCATAGAAGAGTGGTGGAACCTCCCAAACCTAAAGTCGTAGCTCCCCTAATATGTGATTTGTGCAATGTCAAGTGTGACACTCGCGAGGTTCTTGACCGCCATCTTTCTGGTAAAAAGCACATTGCCAAGTTTAAACGATTTCAAGGTCATCAGGCAATATATGGGCCAACAGGGCTTCAGGCACTTTACCCTCCCAATCCAATTGGACAAACTCATTCCCTCCCTCAAGGCCATCAATCTTTCTACAATCCTCAGGGCTCATTTCTCGCACAAGGGGGTTATTTTCCTTCCCAAGGACACCAATCTGCATCAGCAGCTGCAGGTTTGAATCCTCGATCCTCACAAAGTTCCACACCTCAACAGTCGGAATCTACTTCAGCTCTTGACGCAAATCCTGCAAATGCTGTCTGA
- the LOC110637606 gene encoding asparagine--tRNA ligase, chloroplastic/mitochondrial isoform X4, giving the protein MGDRVGLFRKKLKIADIKGGPDEGLNRVGQTLVVMGWVRTLRVQSSVTFMEVSDGSCLSNMQCVMDVEAEGYDQDQERENLLR; this is encoded by the exons ATGGGGGATAGAGTTGGGCTCTTCAGGAAGAAGTTGAAGATAGCTGATATAAAGGGTGGACCCGACGAAGGGTTGAATCGGGTCGGGCAGACCCTTGTTGTGATGGGATGGGTCCGGACACTTCGAGTCCAGAGTAGCGTTACGTTCATGGAG GTTAGTGATGGTTCATGTCTGTCAAACATGCAATGTGTAATGGATGTGGAAGCGGAAGGTTATGATCAG GACCAAGAGAGAGAGAATCTGCTCAGATGA
- the LOC110637606 gene encoding asparagine--tRNA ligase, chloroplastic/mitochondrial isoform X6, producing the protein MGDRVGLFRKKLKIADIKGGPDEGLNRVGQTLVVMGWVRTLRVQSSVTFMEVSDGSCLSNMQCVMDVEAEGYDQHGVC; encoded by the exons ATGGGGGATAGAGTTGGGCTCTTCAGGAAGAAGTTGAAGATAGCTGATATAAAGGGTGGACCCGACGAAGGGTTGAATCGGGTCGGGCAGACCCTTGTTGTGATGGGATGGGTCCGGACACTTCGAGTCCAGAGTAGCGTTACGTTCATGGAG GTTAGTGATGGTTCATGTCTGTCAAACATGCAATGTGTAATGGATGTGGAAGCGGAAGGTTATGATCAG cATGGAGTTTGTTAA
- the LOC110637643 gene encoding peroxisome biogenesis protein 19-2 produces the protein MADHHHDDLDELLDSALDDFQGLNLAPSSQRSGGRDGNEDSKQKESSPSLPTGIQGLVMGLPDLKSKKKGKKKVKKESHVAEALDQLREQTREAVKGLESVTGPKPDDFSKDAMMEDWVKQFEELAGSRDMESIVETMMQQLLSKDILHEPMKEIGERYPKWLEEHKAGLTAEEYERYSHQYELINHLNEVYENEPNNFTKIFDLMQKMQECGQPPNDIVQELAPDIDFANLGQISPEMLESQSNCCIM, from the exons ATGGCTGATCACCACCACGACGATTTAGATGAACTCCTTGACA GTGCCCTTGATGATTTCCAGGGTCTCAACCTCGCTCCTTCCTCTCAAAG AAGCGGAGGAAGGGATGGTAATGAGGATAGCAAGCAAAAAGAATCATCTCCTTCATTGCCAACGGGGATTCAAGGGTTGGTTATGGGATTACCTGACTTGAAAAGCaagaaaaagggaaagaaaaaggtTAAAAAGGAGTCCCATGTTGCAGAGGCGCTTGATCAGCTTAGGGAGCAGACTAGGGAGGCTGTTAAGGGATTGGAGTCTGTCACAGGTCCGAAACCAGATGATTTTAGTAAGGATGCAATGATGGAGGATTGGGTTAAGCAGTTTGAGGAGCTTGCTGGCTCTCGG GACATGGAATCAATTGTAGAGACCATGATGCAACAACTTTTGTCGAAGGATATTCTTCATGAACCCATGAAGGAAATTGGAGAAAGATATCCAAAATGGCTGGAAGAGCACAAAGCTGGTTTGACTGCAGAAGAATATGAGCGTTACTCTCATCAATATGAACTCATCAACCACCTTAATGAAGTTTATGAGAATGAACCTAACAATTTTACCAAGATTTTTGATCTCATGCAGAAAATGCAAGAATGTGGCCAACCGCCTAATGATATTGTGCAAGAGCTTGCTCCTGATATTGATTTTGCTAATCTTGGTCAAAT ATCTCCAGAGATGCTCGAGTCCCAGTCAAATTGTTGCATAATGTAA
- the LOC110637606 gene encoding asparagine--tRNA ligase, chloroplastic/mitochondrial isoform X5 produces MGDRVGLFRKKLKIADIKGGPDEGLNRVGQTLVVMGWVRTLRVQSSVTFMEVSDGSCLSNMQCVMDVEAEGYDQNLARW; encoded by the exons ATGGGGGATAGAGTTGGGCTCTTCAGGAAGAAGTTGAAGATAGCTGATATAAAGGGTGGACCCGACGAAGGGTTGAATCGGGTCGGGCAGACCCTTGTTGTGATGGGATGGGTCCGGACACTTCGAGTCCAGAGTAGCGTTACGTTCATGGAG GTTAGTGATGGTTCATGTCTGTCAAACATGCAATGTGTAATGGATGTGGAAGCGGAAGGTTATGATCAG AATCTCGCTCGATGGTAA
- the LOC110637595 gene encoding putative glucuronosyltransferase PGSIP8 → MLRVHKGKPMAWSLRNRKTNLWLLRFLLVFVLAVCETMAYGEIRTQHQQQDQRQRQRNAYATMMYMGTPRDYEFYVAIRVMIRSLARLNVDADLVVIASVDVPLRWVHTLEQDDGAKVVRVDNVNNPYKNQANFDRRFKLTLNKLYAWSLVDYERVVMLDADNLFLQKTDELFQCGQFCAVFINPCIFHTGLFVLQPSMVVFKDMLHQLDVGQDNPDGADQGFIGGYFPDLLDKPMFYPPPNGTKLEGSYRLPLGYQMDATYYYLRLRWSVPCGPNSVITFPGAPWLKPWYWWSWPVLPLGLQWHEQRRQNLGYGAEIPLVFIQTIVYLGIIAVTRLARPNLSKLCYRRTDKNISLIHAGLKLIAIWSILAAYILPFFIIPCTIYPVVGWTLYLLGSFALCSIANNAFMLPMLHVLTPWLGIFGALVLMACPWYTDGVVRTLAVFGYAFCCAPFVWVSLVKVMASLQISLEREVFFPILGESSPPSGFNKLY, encoded by the exons ATGTTGAGAGTCCACAAGGGGAAACCAATGGCTTGGAGTTTGAGGAACAGGAAAACAAACTTATGGCTCTTGAGGTTCCTGCTAGTATTCGTTTTGGCTGTTTGTGAAACGATGGCTTATGGGGAGATCAGAACGCAGCACCAGCAGCAAGACCAGCGGCAGCGGCAAAGAAACGCCTACGCAACGATGATGTACATGGGGACGCCAAGGGATTACGAGTTCTACGTTGCTATACGTGTCATGATCAGATCCCTTGCTAGACTAAACGTGGACGCTGATCTCGTCGTCATTGCCTCCGTCGATGTCCCGCTCCGATGGGTTCATACCCT AGAGCAGGACGATGGAGCAAAGGTGGTGAGAGTAGATAATGTGAATAATCCTTACAAGAACCAAGCCAATTTTGACAGAAGGTTTAAGTTAACCCTGAACAAACTCTATGCATGGAGCCTGGTGGACTATGAAAGAGTGGTGATGCTTGATGCTGATAACCTCTTCCTCCAAAAAACTGATGAGTTGTTCCAATGTGGACAATTTTGTGCAGTCTTCATCAATCCCTGCATCTTCCATACTGGTCTCTTCGTGTTACAG CCATCAATGGTGGTGTTCAAGGACATGCTTCATCAATTGGATGTTGGACAAGATAACCCTGATGGTGCAGACCAGGGCTTTATTGGTGGCTACTTCCCAGACCTGCTTGACAAGCCGATGTTCTATCCTCCCCCGAATGGCACTAAGCTTGAAGGATCTTACAGACTTCCTTTAGGCTACCAAATGGATGCCACTTATTATT ATCTCAGACTCCGGTGGAGTGTACCCTGCGGGCCTAATAGCGTAATTACTTTCCCCGGTGCACCATGGCTGAAACCATGGTACTGGTGGTCATGGCCTGTTCTGCCACTAGGCCTTCAATGGCATGAACAACGTCGTCAAAATCTTGG ATATGGAGCAGAGATACCCCTGGTATTTATTCAGACTATAGTATACCTAGGAATAATTGCAGTGACGCGTCTAGCTCGACCAAATCTCTCCAAGCTTTGCTATCGGCGAACAGACAAGAACATTTCCTTGATACATGCTGGTCTCAAATTAATAGCAATATGGTCAATACTGGCAGCCTATATACTCCCTTTCTTTATTATTCCTTGTACAATTTATCCAGTTGTAGGTTGGACACTATACCTGCTTGGCTCATTCGCGCTTTGCTCTATAGCGAACAATGCATTTATGCTGCCAATGTTGCATGTCTTGACTCCATGGTTAGGGATATTTGGAGCACTTGTGCTCATGGCATGTCCTTGGTACACTGATGGGGTTGTAAGAACTTTAGCAGTTTTCGGCTACGCTTTCTGCTGTGCACCTTTTGTTTGGGTATCATTAGTTAAGGTCATGGCATCCCTTCAAATATCGCTTGAAAGGGAAGTTTTCTTTCCAATATTGGGTGAATCTTCACCACCTTCTGGCTTCAACAAGTTGTATTAA